In a single window of the Ancylobacter polymorphus genome:
- the ilvD gene encoding dihydroxy-acid dehydratase, which translates to MDVRTIIDKRNLPSRHVTEGPARAPHRSYLYAMGLTREQIHQPLVGVASCWNEAAPCNISLMRQAQAVKKGVASANGTPREFCTITVTDGIAMGHDGMKASLASREVIADSVELTIRGHAYDALVGLAGCDKSLPGMMMAMLRLNVPSIFIYGGSILPGSFRGQPVTVQDMFEAVGKHSVGLMSDDDLDELEQVACPSAGACGAQFTANTMATVSEAIGLALPYSAGAPAPYEIRDRFCMAAGEQIMDLVARNIRPRDIVTLKALENAATVVAASGGSTNAALHLPAMAHEAGIKFDLFDVAEIFKRTPYIADLKPGGRYVAKDMFEAGGIPLLMKTLLDHGFLHGDCLTVTGRTIAENLASVKWNPHQDVVRPANDPITATGGVVGLQGNLAPDGAIVKVAGLKNQKFSGPARCFDGEEACFEAVTQRAYKEGDVLVIRYEGPKGGPGMREMLSTTAALYGQGAGDKVALITDGRFSGATRGFCIGHVGPEAAVGGPIGLIRDGDIITIDAIEGTLDVALSDEELAARRAEWKPRPSPVGSGAIWKFAQAVGPARDGAVTHPGGAAETACYADI; encoded by the coding sequence ATGGACGTCAGGACGATCATCGACAAGCGGAACCTGCCGAGCCGCCATGTGACGGAAGGCCCGGCGCGTGCGCCGCACCGGTCCTATCTCTACGCCATGGGCCTGACCCGCGAGCAGATTCACCAGCCGCTCGTCGGCGTCGCCTCGTGCTGGAATGAGGCGGCCCCCTGTAACATCTCGTTGATGCGTCAGGCGCAGGCGGTGAAGAAGGGCGTGGCCAGTGCCAATGGCACGCCGCGCGAATTCTGCACCATCACCGTCACCGATGGCATCGCCATGGGCCATGACGGCATGAAGGCCTCGCTGGCCTCGCGCGAAGTCATTGCCGACTCGGTCGAACTGACCATTCGCGGCCATGCCTATGACGCGCTTGTCGGCCTGGCGGGTTGCGACAAGTCGCTGCCGGGCATGATGATGGCGATGCTGCGCCTCAACGTGCCGTCGATCTTCATCTATGGCGGCTCGATCCTGCCGGGCTCCTTCCGCGGCCAGCCGGTGACGGTGCAGGACATGTTCGAGGCGGTCGGCAAGCACTCGGTCGGGCTGATGTCCGACGATGACCTCGACGAGCTCGAACAGGTCGCGTGCCCTTCGGCCGGCGCCTGCGGCGCGCAGTTCACCGCCAACACCATGGCGACCGTCTCCGAGGCGATCGGCCTCGCTCTGCCCTATTCGGCCGGCGCGCCGGCGCCTTACGAGATCCGCGACCGGTTCTGCATGGCCGCCGGCGAGCAGATCATGGACCTCGTCGCCCGCAACATCCGCCCGCGCGACATCGTCACGCTGAAGGCGCTGGAGAACGCCGCCACCGTCGTCGCCGCCTCGGGCGGTTCGACCAACGCCGCGTTGCACCTGCCGGCCATGGCGCATGAGGCCGGCATCAAGTTCGACCTGTTCGATGTGGCGGAAATCTTCAAGCGCACGCCCTATATCGCCGACCTCAAGCCCGGCGGGCGCTATGTCGCCAAGGACATGTTCGAGGCCGGCGGCATTCCGCTGCTGATGAAGACGCTGCTCGACCACGGCTTCCTGCATGGCGACTGCCTCACCGTGACCGGCCGCACCATCGCCGAGAACCTCGCCTCGGTGAAGTGGAACCCGCATCAGGACGTGGTGCGCCCGGCCAATGACCCGATCACCGCCACCGGCGGCGTGGTCGGCCTGCAGGGCAATCTCGCGCCCGACGGCGCCATCGTGAAGGTGGCGGGGCTGAAGAACCAGAAATTCAGCGGCCCGGCCCGCTGCTTCGACGGCGAGGAAGCCTGCTTCGAGGCGGTGACGCAGCGCGCCTATAAGGAAGGCGACGTGCTGGTCATCCGCTATGAGGGGCCGAAGGGCGGTCCCGGCATGCGGGAAATGCTGTCGACCACCGCCGCCCTTTACGGGCAGGGGGCGGGCGACAAGGTGGCGCTGATCACCGATGGACGCTTTTCCGGCGCGACGCGCGGCTTCTGCATCGGCCATGTCGGGCCGGAGGCGGCGGTCGGCGGCCCGATCGGGCTGATCCGCGACGGCGACATCATCACTATCGACGCGATCGAGGGCACGCTTGACGTGGCGCTTTCGGACGAGGAACTCGCCGCCCGCCGGGCGGAGTGGAAGCCGCGTCCGTCGCCCGTCGGCTCGGGGGCCATCTGGAAGTTCGCGCAGGCCGTGGGACCCGCCCGTGATGGCGCGGTCACTCACCCCGGCGGCGCGGCCGAGACGGCGTGCTATGCGGATATCTGA
- a CDS encoding tetratricopeptide repeat protein: MRISDLTGARPLPLPRTALFCAALLAALLAAPTSHAFDGTPGADAPAAATPGKPRTIEESVRFGAQALRSGQTEQGIDSLRYAAEKGHAGAQWKLGRMYAEGEGVERNDIKAFEYFSQIANMHADDNPATPEARFVADAFVALGAYYLVGIPNTKVRRDATRARDMFAYAASYFGDPGAQYHLARLYIDGDGVDRDPRFAARWLGLAAQKGQYQAQAALGGLLFKGDDGIPRQAARGLMWLTLARDAAAGPQDKWVVDLYEDAFANASSDERAMALVYLEQYMKTAR; the protein is encoded by the coding sequence ATGCGGATATCTGACCTCACGGGCGCTCGCCCGCTCCCCCTCCCGCGCACCGCGCTCTTCTGCGCGGCGCTGCTGGCCGCGTTGCTGGCCGCACCGACCTCGCATGCCTTCGATGGCACGCCGGGGGCGGACGCCCCTGCCGCGGCGACGCCCGGCAAGCCGCGCACCATCGAGGAATCCGTGCGCTTCGGCGCCCAGGCGCTGCGCTCCGGCCAGACAGAGCAGGGCATCGATTCCCTGCGCTATGCCGCCGAAAAGGGTCATGCCGGCGCGCAGTGGAAGCTCGGCCGCATGTATGCGGAAGGCGAGGGCGTCGAACGCAACGACATCAAGGCGTTCGAATATTTCAGCCAGATCGCCAACATGCACGCCGACGACAACCCGGCGACGCCGGAGGCGCGCTTCGTGGCGGACGCCTTCGTGGCGCTCGGGGCCTATTATCTCGTCGGCATCCCCAACACCAAGGTGCGCCGCGACGCCACGCGGGCGCGCGACATGTTCGCCTATGCCGCCTCCTATTTCGGCGATCCCGGCGCGCAGTACCATCTGGCGCGCCTCTATATCGATGGCGACGGCGTCGACCGCGACCCGCGCTTTGCCGCGCGCTGGCTGGGTCTGGCGGCGCAGAAGGGCCAGTATCAGGCACAGGCGGCGCTGGGCGGCCTGCTGTTCAAGGGCGATGACGGCATTCCGCGTCAGGCTGCGCGCGGCCTGATGTGGCTCACCCTCGCCCGCGACGCGGCTGCCGGCCCGCAGGACAAATGGGTGGTGGACCTCTATGAGGACGCCTTCGCCAATGCGAGTTCGGACGAGCGCGCCATGGCGCTGGTCTATCTCGAACAATACATGAAGACGGCGCGTTGA
- the xth gene encoding exodeoxyribonuclease III yields MRIATWNVNSIRQRQEHAVAWLTETRPDVVCLQELKCTDESFPREAFEALGYNVAVHGQKGFNGVAVLSRLPFDEVTSGLPGDETDVQSRFIEVVVSTPEGSLRVCGIYLPNGNPVGTEKYPYKLGWMQRLKTHIAGRLAFEEPFIVCGDYNVIPEPEDAAHPEAWTQDALFLPQTRAAFREILNLGMTDALRATTQDTGLYSFWDYQAGAWQRNNGIRIDHLLLSPQATDRLKAVGIDKHVRGWEKPSDHVPVWAELTF; encoded by the coding sequence ATGCGCATCGCCACCTGGAACGTCAATTCGATCCGGCAACGCCAGGAGCACGCCGTGGCCTGGCTCACCGAGACACGCCCGGACGTGGTGTGCCTGCAGGAGCTGAAATGCACCGACGAGTCGTTCCCGCGCGAGGCGTTCGAGGCGCTCGGCTATAATGTCGCCGTGCATGGCCAGAAGGGCTTCAATGGCGTCGCCGTGCTCTCCCGCCTGCCCTTCGACGAAGTGACGTCCGGTCTGCCGGGCGACGAGACGGACGTGCAGTCGCGCTTCATCGAGGTGGTGGTCTCCACCCCGGAAGGCTCGCTGCGCGTGTGCGGCATCTACCTGCCCAATGGCAATCCGGTGGGAACGGAGAAATACCCCTACAAGCTCGGCTGGATGCAGCGGCTGAAAACCCATATCGCCGGGCGCCTCGCCTTCGAGGAACCGTTCATCGTCTGCGGCGACTACAATGTCATCCCCGAGCCGGAAGACGCCGCCCATCCCGAAGCGTGGACGCAGGACGCACTTTTCCTGCCGCAGACGCGGGCGGCGTTCCGGGAAATCCTCAATCTCGGCATGACCGACGCGCTGCGCGCCACCACGCAGGACACCGGCCTCTACAGCTTCTGGGACTATCAGGCCGGCGCCTGGCAGCGGAACAACGGAATCCGCATCGACCATCTGCTGCTCTCGCCGCAGGCCACCGACCGGCTGAAGGCCGTCGGCATCGACAAGCATGTGCGCGGCTGGGAGAAGCCCTCCGACCATGTGCCTGTCTGGGCGGAGCTCACATTTTAG
- a CDS encoding 5'-methylthioadenosine/adenosylhomocysteine nucleosidase, with protein sequence MRPIGVLCAIPQEFAFLADNLTATQVTESAGMVFHAGRLDGHQVVLARAGMGKVNAAIAATLLLERFDCRLLLFSGIAGGLDPALSIGDVVIADHVVQHDAGYYGADEGFVVYQAGHLPFFSPQEELGHSADGDLIGRVRSALRELSLAPLSAAGGERPPRLHYGRILTGDQFINSETLRERLFRELGGAAVEMEGAAMAQAATAFGVPWLVVRTLSDLAGRDSHFDFRQFVDEVALSSALIVRRLLPVL encoded by the coding sequence ATGCGCCCGATTGGCGTCCTCTGCGCCATTCCGCAGGAATTCGCCTTTCTCGCCGACAATCTGACGGCGACGCAGGTCACCGAGAGCGCCGGCATGGTGTTTCATGCCGGACGGCTCGACGGTCATCAGGTGGTGCTGGCGCGCGCCGGCATGGGCAAGGTCAACGCCGCCATTGCGGCCACCCTGCTGCTGGAGCGGTTCGACTGCCGTCTGCTGCTGTTCTCCGGCATCGCCGGCGGGCTCGATCCCGCGCTCTCCATCGGCGATGTGGTGATCGCCGATCATGTGGTGCAGCACGATGCCGGCTATTACGGCGCGGATGAAGGCTTCGTCGTCTATCAGGCCGGCCATCTGCCGTTCTTCAGCCCGCAGGAGGAACTGGGCCATAGCGCCGATGGCGATCTGATCGGGCGGGTGCGTTCCGCGCTACGGGAACTCTCGCTCGCCCCGCTCTCCGCCGCCGGCGGCGAGCGCCCGCCGCGTCTGCATTATGGCCGCATCCTCACCGGCGACCAGTTCATCAATTCCGAGACGCTGCGCGAGCGTCTGTTCCGCGAACTGGGCGGCGCGGCGGTGGAGATGGAAGGCGCGGCGATGGCGCAGGCCGCCACCGCCTTCGGCGTGCCCTGGCTGGTGGTGCGTACGCTTTCCGATCTCGCCGGCCGCGATTCGCATTTCGATTTCCGCCAGTTCGTCGACGAGGTGGCGCTGTCCTCCGCCCTCATCGTGCGCCGGCTGCTGCCGGTGCTGTAG
- a CDS encoding HesB/IscA family protein, producing MSAGPSPDIAAPSVGVTASAARRIAEILKGEPPETMLRVSVEGGGCSGFQYKFDITRERDADDIVIAEGGASVVIDPVSLEYMSGSHIDFVDDLIGASFRIANPHATASCGCGTSFAL from the coding sequence ATGAGCGCAGGTCCATCGCCCGACATCGCGGCCCCGTCCGTCGGCGTCACCGCCAGCGCGGCGCGGCGCATCGCCGAAATCCTCAAGGGAGAACCGCCGGAAACCATGCTGCGCGTCAGCGTGGAAGGTGGCGGCTGCTCGGGCTTCCAGTACAAGTTTGACATCACCCGCGAGCGCGACGCGGATGACATCGTCATCGCCGAGGGCGGGGCGAGCGTGGTCATCGACCCCGTTTCGCTGGAATATATGTCGGGCTCGCATATCGACTTTGTCGACGACCTGATCGGCGCCTCGTTCCGCATCGCCAACCCGCACGCCACCGCTTCCTGCGGCTGCGGCACCAGCTTCGCCCTCTGA
- a CDS encoding deoxyguanosinetriphosphate triphosphohydrolase, whose protein sequence is MAVAGAQPRAPWASKAEESRGRLYPEAGGDARSAFRRDADRIIHSSAFRRLAYKTQVFSYHEGDHYRTRLTHTLEVVQVARSVARALGLDEDLSEALALAHDLGHPPFAHAGERVLDACMAAYGGFDHNAQSLRVVTRLENRYPDFDGLNLCWETHEGIVKHNGPQHAPLPHAIEVHAERQDLWLWSWPSAEAQVAAIADDIAYDVHDLDDGLRAGLFGLDELAELPVVGPILTEIRAGWPHLDRARLFHELGRRMITVLIGDVVAESRRRIARAQPADADALRRLGHAVVGFSAETAAAEKAIKAFLFPRMYRHPRVMAAMDAAGAVVRDLFARYMADTAALPEEWRASVEGRSEVARARRIADFLAGQTDRYALAEHARLFDRAPELR, encoded by the coding sequence ATGGCGGTGGCCGGGGCGCAGCCGCGGGCGCCATGGGCGTCGAAGGCTGAGGAAAGCCGGGGGCGCCTCTACCCCGAAGCCGGCGGCGATGCGCGCAGCGCCTTTCGCCGCGATGCCGACCGCATCATCCATTCCAGCGCCTTCCGCCGGCTGGCCTACAAGACGCAGGTGTTCTCCTATCACGAGGGGGATCATTACCGCACGAGGCTGACCCACACGCTGGAGGTGGTGCAGGTCGCGCGCTCGGTGGCGCGGGCGCTCGGCCTCGACGAGGATCTGAGCGAGGCGCTGGCCCTGGCGCATGATCTCGGCCATCCGCCCTTCGCCCATGCCGGCGAGCGTGTGCTCGATGCCTGCATGGCGGCCTATGGCGGCTTCGATCACAATGCGCAGTCGTTGCGCGTGGTGACGCGGCTGGAGAACCGCTATCCCGATTTCGACGGGCTGAACCTGTGCTGGGAGACGCATGAGGGCATCGTCAAGCATAACGGCCCGCAGCACGCGCCGCTGCCGCACGCCATCGAGGTGCATGCCGAGCGGCAGGACCTCTGGCTTTGGAGCTGGCCCTCCGCCGAGGCGCAGGTCGCCGCCATCGCCGACGACATCGCCTATGACGTTCACGACCTCGATGACGGGCTGCGCGCCGGCCTTTTCGGTCTCGACGAACTGGCCGAACTACCGGTGGTCGGGCCGATCCTCACCGAGATCCGCGCCGGCTGGCCCCATCTCGACCGCGCCCGGCTGTTCCATGAACTCGGCCGGCGGATGATCACCGTGCTGATCGGCGATGTGGTGGCGGAGAGCCGCCGGCGGATCGCCCGCGCGCAGCCGGCCGACGCCGACGCCCTGCGCCGGCTCGGCCATGCCGTGGTGGGTTTCTCGGCGGAGACGGCCGCGGCGGAAAAGGCGATCAAGGCGTTCCTGTTTCCGCGCATGTACCGCCACCCGCGGGTGATGGCGGCGATGGACGCGGCCGGGGCGGTGGTGCGCGACCTGTTCGCCCGCTACATGGCCGATACCGCCGCCCTGCCGGAGGAGTGGCGGGCCAGCGTCGAGGGTCGCAGCGAGGTGGCGCGCGCCCGGCGGATCGCCGATTTCCTCGCCGGCCAGACCGACCGTTACGCCCTCGCCGAGCATGCCCGGCTCTTTGACAGGGCACCGGAACTGCGGTAG
- the argS gene encoding arginine--tRNA ligase, with the protein MNLFALFADHVRDALAALGREGVVPAGVDTARVVVEPPRDASHGDLSTNAAMVLAKEAGMKPRDLAEKLSAKLAALPGVAKVDVAGPGFINLTLDGSYWPQVLAAVLVQGRDYGRSQAGGGQPINVEYVSANPTGPMHVGHCRGAVFGDALANLLAFAGWKVTREYYINDAGAQVDVLARSAYLRYREALGETITIPEGLYPGDYLVPVGKALVTKYGRTLLDKPEEEWLPAVRAIAIDAMMAMIRTDLAALNIHHETFFSERTLHARPDGAPSIIDRLLETLRARDLVYEGRLAPPKGQPVEDWEDREQTLFRATQFGDDVDRPLMKSDGAYTYFAADIAYHKDKFDRGFKRMIDIWGADHGGYVKRMQAAVKAASDGEASLDVELCQLVRLLRNGEPVKMSKRAGDFVTLRDVVDEVGRDAVRFMMINRKNDAVLDFDLAKVIEQSRDNPVFYVQYAHARACSILRNAAQAFADLPTAPADFAGAALARLDDEGEVGLARLIANYPRLIEQAAPAREPHRLAFYLYDLASALHGQWNRGKDLPHLRFIIEDDRELTYARLALVHAVALIIASGLSILGVDAPEEMR; encoded by the coding sequence ATGAACCTTTTCGCCCTGTTCGCCGATCACGTCCGCGACGCCCTTGCCGCGCTCGGACGCGAAGGGGTGGTGCCCGCCGGGGTCGATACGGCGCGCGTCGTGGTTGAGCCGCCGCGCGACGCCTCCCATGGCGACCTCTCCACCAATGCGGCGATGGTGCTCGCCAAGGAAGCGGGCATGAAGCCGCGTGACCTCGCGGAGAAGCTGTCGGCCAAACTGGCGGCGCTGCCGGGTGTCGCGAAGGTGGATGTGGCCGGGCCCGGCTTCATCAATCTGACGCTGGACGGTTCCTACTGGCCGCAGGTGCTTGCCGCCGTGCTGGTTCAGGGCCGTGACTACGGCCGCTCGCAGGCAGGTGGCGGCCAGCCGATCAATGTCGAATATGTCTCCGCCAACCCCACCGGCCCGATGCATGTCGGCCATTGCCGTGGCGCCGTCTTCGGCGACGCGCTGGCCAATCTGCTGGCTTTCGCCGGCTGGAAGGTGACGCGGGAATATTACATCAACGATGCTGGCGCACAGGTCGACGTGCTCGCCCGCTCCGCCTACCTGCGCTACCGCGAGGCACTGGGCGAGACGATCACCATCCCCGAGGGGCTTTATCCCGGCGACTATCTCGTCCCCGTCGGCAAGGCGCTGGTGACGAAATACGGCCGGACACTTCTGGACAAGCCGGAAGAGGAATGGCTGCCGGCGGTGCGCGCCATCGCCATCGACGCGATGATGGCGATGATCCGCACCGATCTCGCTGCCCTCAACATCCATCACGAGACCTTCTTTTCCGAGCGCACGCTGCATGCCCGGCCGGACGGCGCGCCGAGCATCATCGATCGGCTGCTGGAGACGCTGCGGGCGCGCGATCTCGTCTATGAGGGCCGCCTGGCGCCGCCCAAGGGGCAGCCGGTGGAGGATTGGGAGGATCGCGAGCAGACGCTGTTCCGCGCCACGCAGTTTGGCGACGATGTCGACCGCCCTCTGATGAAGTCGGACGGCGCCTATACCTACTTCGCCGCCGACATCGCCTACCACAAGGACAAATTCGACCGCGGCTTCAAGCGGATGATCGACATCTGGGGCGCCGACCATGGCGGCTACGTCAAGCGCATGCAGGCGGCGGTGAAGGCCGCCTCCGACGGCGAAGCCAGCCTCGATGTCGAGCTGTGCCAGCTGGTGCGGCTGCTGCGCAATGGCGAGCCGGTGAAGATGTCGAAGCGCGCCGGCGATTTCGTGACCTTGCGTGACGTGGTCGACGAGGTCGGCCGCGACGCGGTGCGGTTCATGATGATCAACCGCAAGAACGACGCGGTGCTCGACTTCGATCTCGCCAAGGTGATCGAGCAGTCGCGCGACAATCCGGTGTTCTATGTGCAGTACGCGCATGCGCGGGCCTGCTCCATCCTGCGCAACGCGGCGCAGGCTTTCGCCGACCTGCCGACGGCGCCGGCCGACTTCGCCGGCGCGGCGCTGGCGCGTCTCGACGACGAAGGGGAAGTGGGGCTCGCCCGCCTCATTGCCAATTATCCGCGGCTGATCGAGCAGGCGGCCCCGGCGCGCGAGCCGCACCGGCTCGCCTTTTATCTCTACGATCTCGCCAGCGCCCTGCACGGACAGTGGAATCGCGGAAAGGATCTGCCTCATTTACGCTTCATTATCGAAGATGATCGAGAGTTGACCTATGCGCGGCTGGCTTTGGTGCACGCCGTCGCGCTGATCATCGCTTCAGGACTTTCCATTCTTGGAGTCGATGCTCCCGAAGAAATGCGGTGA
- a CDS encoding SPOR domain-containing protein, whose translation MGNENMRDRPENGAEDPLAELARLMAQEDDFAELLRQSPPARTAAPPQPPAAPSGRPMSPPPTRPPLTARRPTDEARPAPGSFAALAAEVYGEGVSRGAPPRPGSDYPAPDAHREPARGERPDPRAPYVPPRPQVTEAGRRMPAPAAPPSAPQRPLPPRPEAPRPEAPRAPSPRPMTAADMARQEALRQEAVRQDALRQEASRPDLGRQEAARQEAARQEAARQEALRREALRQEAVRQDAARQDAARQEAARQQAARQESARREAAAQAAAAPLAAGDEAADSRIPAWMTRATAAARAVDAPAPAAPPAGSAAQGRPASTQQPVDLDEDAYDYGRSADDYPPEADAYDDYAPEEQAPRGLDRKRLMMIGGAVVVFIGAAAIGYSLMSGRSSSTVAGAPPVIRADQGPNKVVPNQPAAAEQSADGQKLIYDRVGGATTGNEQVVSSEEQPVDVSQAAQPQPRVIQTSPSSASQPGSGEPKRVRTLTVRADGTVVEVPAPAAPMPPGASAAPAGNPVALNMGAGGTVPTSPTPLAATPSIVENMPTDSAPAPAPAAATAAAPRAATPAPAAPPARTAAAPAASSGAASVPAGAYVVQIASVRSEAEAQATWRSAQTRYADLLRGQPFSVKRADLGDKGIYYRAQVGNFSSRDGAVSLCEALRAQGTTCMVARN comes from the coding sequence ATGGGCAATGAGAACATGCGTGACCGGCCGGAAAACGGCGCCGAGGACCCGCTTGCCGAACTTGCGCGTCTGATGGCCCAGGAAGACGATTTCGCCGAGCTGCTGCGCCAGTCGCCGCCCGCGCGGACGGCCGCCCCGCCCCAGCCCCCGGCCGCCCCTTCGGGCCGGCCCATGTCTCCCCCGCCCACCCGGCCGCCGCTGACGGCGCGCCGCCCCACCGATGAAGCGCGTCCCGCCCCCGGTTCCTTCGCCGCGCTGGCGGCGGAAGTCTATGGTGAGGGCGTGTCGCGCGGAGCGCCGCCGCGTCCGGGTTCGGACTACCCGGCACCCGACGCCCATCGCGAGCCCGCCCGTGGCGAACGGCCCGATCCGCGCGCGCCCTATGTGCCGCCGCGCCCGCAGGTGACCGAGGCCGGCCGCCGCATGCCGGCCCCGGCTGCCCCGCCGTCGGCGCCGCAGCGCCCGCTGCCCCCACGGCCGGAAGCGCCCCGCCCCGAGGCGCCTCGCGCTCCCTCGCCGCGGCCGATGACGGCGGCGGACATGGCGCGTCAGGAGGCTCTGCGTCAGGAAGCTGTGCGTCAGGATGCCCTGCGTCAGGAGGCTTCCCGCCCGGATCTTGGCCGCCAGGAAGCCGCACGCCAGGAAGCGGCACGGCAGGAAGCCGCGCGTCAGGAAGCACTGCGCCGTGAGGCGCTGCGGCAGGAAGCCGTGCGACAGGACGCGGCGCGCCAGGATGCGGCCCGTCAGGAGGCCGCGCGCCAGCAGGCGGCGCGTCAGGAAAGTGCCCGCCGGGAGGCGGCCGCCCAGGCTGCGGCGGCACCCTTGGCAGCCGGCGACGAGGCTGCCGATTCCCGCATTCCCGCCTGGATGACCCGCGCCACGGCGGCGGCCCGCGCCGTCGACGCGCCGGCCCCCGCCGCGCCGCCGGCCGGCTCGGCGGCGCAAGGCCGTCCCGCGAGCACCCAGCAGCCGGTCGATCTTGACGAGGACGCCTATGATTACGGGCGTTCCGCTGACGACTACCCGCCGGAGGCAGATGCCTATGACGATTACGCGCCGGAGGAGCAGGCGCCCAGGGGGCTCGACCGCAAGCGCCTGATGATGATCGGCGGGGCCGTTGTGGTGTTCATCGGTGCCGCCGCCATCGGCTATAGCCTGATGTCCGGCCGCTCGTCCTCCACGGTCGCCGGCGCTCCGCCGGTCATTCGCGCCGATCAGGGACCCAACAAGGTGGTTCCCAACCAGCCGGCGGCGGCGGAACAGAGCGCCGATGGCCAGAAGCTGATCTATGACCGCGTCGGCGGCGCCACCACCGGCAATGAGCAGGTGGTGTCGAGCGAGGAGCAGCCGGTCGACGTGTCGCAGGCGGCGCAGCCGCAGCCGCGCGTCATCCAGACCTCGCCGTCCAGTGCCTCGCAGCCCGGTTCCGGCGAGCCCAAGCGCGTGCGCACCCTCACCGTCCGGGCCGATGGCACGGTGGTGGAGGTGCCGGCCCCGGCCGCGCCAATGCCTCCCGGCGCTTCGGCCGCTCCCGCCGGCAATCCCGTCGCGCTGAACATGGGCGCGGGCGGCACCGTGCCGACCTCGCCCACGCCGCTCGCCGCGACGCCCTCCATCGTCGAGAACATGCCCACTGACTCGGCCCCCGCGCCGGCACCGGCTGCTGCCACGGCGGCAGCCCCACGCGCGGCGACCCCGGCCCCCGCCGCGCCACCCGCCCGCACGGCGGCGGCGCCTGCGGCGTCGTCGGGCGCCGCGTCGGTTCCGGCGGGCGCCTATGTCGTGCAGATCGCCTCCGTGCGCTCCGAAGCGGAGGCGCAGGCGACCTGGCGCAGCGCCCAGACCCGCTATGCCGATCTGCTGCGCGGCCAGCCCTTCAGCGTGAAGCGGGCCGATCTCGGCGACAAGGGCATCTATTACCGGGCGCAGGTGGGCAATTTCAGCTCGCGTGACGGCGCGGTGAGCCTGTGCGAAGCCCTGCGCGCCCAGGGTACGACCTGCATGGTCGCCCGCAACTGA
- the nagZ gene encoding beta-N-acetylhexosaminidase: protein MTTSPAPRAFITGCAGTVLTPDEIAFLEEAAPWGLILFRRNVESPAQVAALVAAFRATVGRPDAPVLIDQEGGRVQRLAPPHWPVYPPADVFARRAEAGDPNGAAEAARLGARLMAADLAALGITIDCVPCADLRLPEGHGIIGDRAYGATPPQVAHLARAAAEGLMSGGVLPVLKHIPGHGRARADSHESLPVVETSRAELEATDFAPFRALADLPLGMTAHVVYAAIDPDRPATTSPTVIDEIIRGHIGFDGALMSDDLSMGALAGSLAHRAEASFAAGCDLALHCNGRLDEMTEVASRTPLLAGAAARRCAAALARLAVPEEIALDEARTRFSAMIAAS from the coding sequence ATGACCACCTCGCCCGCGCCGCGCGCCTTCATCACCGGCTGCGCCGGCACCGTGCTCACCCCTGATGAGATCGCCTTTCTTGAGGAGGCGGCTCCGTGGGGGCTGATCCTGTTCCGCCGCAATGTCGAGAGCCCCGCCCAGGTGGCGGCGCTTGTCGCCGCCTTTCGTGCCACGGTTGGCCGCCCCGACGCGCCGGTGCTGATCGACCAGGAAGGCGGGCGGGTTCAGCGCCTCGCCCCGCCGCACTGGCCGGTCTATCCGCCGGCGGACGTGTTCGCGCGCCGCGCCGAGGCGGGTGACCCGAACGGCGCGGCCGAGGCCGCCCGCCTCGGTGCCCGTCTGATGGCGGCCGATCTCGCGGCGCTCGGCATCACTATCGACTGCGTGCCTTGCGCCGATCTGCGCCTGCCCGAAGGCCATGGCATCATCGGCGACCGCGCCTATGGGGCGACCCCGCCGCAGGTGGCGCATCTCGCCCGCGCGGCGGCCGAAGGGCTGATGAGCGGCGGCGTGCTGCCGGTGCTCAAGCACATTCCCGGCCATGGCCGCGCCCGTGCCGACAGCCATGAGAGCCTGCCGGTGGTCGAGACCTCCCGCGCCGAACTGGAAGCGACGGATTTCGCGCCGTTCCGTGCGTTGGCCGACCTGCCGCTCGGCATGACGGCGCATGTCGTCTACGCCGCCATCGACCCCGACCGCCCTGCCACGACCTCGCCCACGGTGATCGACGAGATCATTCGCGGCCATATCGGTTTTGACGGCGCGCTGATGAGCGACGATCTGTCCATGGGCGCGCTGGCGGGGTCGCTCGCGCACCGCGCCGAGGCGTCCTTCGCCGCCGGCTGCGACCTCGCGCTGCACTGCAATGGCCGGCTCGACGAGATGACGGAAGTCGCCTCCCGCACGCCACTCCTCGCGGGCGCGGCGGCCCGGCGCTGCGCGGCGGCGCTCGCACGTCTGGCGGTGCCGGAGGAAATCGCCCTGGATGAGGCACGGACGCGTTTTTCGGCTATGATCGCGGCGTCCTGA